A window of the Lolium perenne isolate Kyuss_39 chromosome 7, Kyuss_2.0, whole genome shotgun sequence genome harbors these coding sequences:
- the LOC127317640 gene encoding uncharacterized protein isoform X1, giving the protein MQVHVGPSMEKVELSSDLKFLSKIQIEWFKVLQIDQDLVRSDFVELNQELGNEFLKEASWGMFGLYYGDNRERQLLSCGTLIPLLDASNSREEEEVELDKDFIYIVGILILMELKKYRDK; this is encoded by the exons atgcaggtgcatgttggtccaagcatggagaaggttgagctatcctcagatctgaagttcttgagcaaa atccaaatcgagtggttcaaagttctgcagatag atcaagatctggtcagatctgactttgtcgaattaaatcaggagcttggaaacgaatttttgaaggaagccagttgg gggatgtttggtttatactatggtgataaccgagagaggcaattgctaagttgtggtactctcatacctttactag acgcgagcaattccagagaagaagaagaagtggaattggacaaggattttatttatattgttgggattcttatattgatggagttgaagaagtacagggacaaataa
- the LOC127317640 gene encoding uncharacterized protein isoform X2: MLVQAWRRFWYDLVKSAKSRVQIQIEWFKVLQIDQDLVRSDFVELNQELGNEFLKEASWGMFGLYYGDNRERQLLSCGTLIPLLDASNSREEEEVELDKDFIYIVGILILMELKKYRDK; this comes from the exons atgttggtccaagcatggagaag attctggtacgatcttgtaaaatccgccaaatctcgtgtgcagatccaaatcgagtggttcaaagttctgcagatag atcaagatctggtcagatctgactttgtcgaattaaatcaggagcttggaaacgaatttttgaaggaagccagttgg gggatgtttggtttatactatggtgataaccgagagaggcaattgctaagttgtggtactctcatacctttactag acgcgagcaattccagagaagaagaagaagtggaattggacaaggattttatttatattgttgggattcttatattgatggagttgaagaagtacagggacaaataa